From the genome of Haloterrigena sp. KLK7, one region includes:
- a CDS encoding ribonuclease R family protein has translation MSNDAQAEAGTADAQGPVEVSEDLARHLENKREELFEKFELRDEFPAEVLEEAEARTEGVTDEISDEIDERKDLRDLTTWTTDPIDAQDFDDALSIEEREDEYVLWVHIADVTHYVNPDTAMWDEAVERGNTVYLPGYTVHMLPPVLAETVCSLVANEDRLAHTVEMHLDKENLSYENIEIYKSVIQSDERLTYSQAENRLEDPEADLHEENKLVYEVANRMHEQRKEDGSLVLNPSRDRAHTIIEECMLKANKAVTHELMWNRGVEAMYRVHPQPSPDEWSEALREIQDLDGVSIPGDTWDDPRKAVNATLEEAPGRQLDKIQWAVMKVMPRAKYMNDPFGGHHALNFEIYGHFTSPIRRLSDLINHWIVYQNDVPENLIELCDRASDKQKDAEQCEREYKNFLQEVGLDPMAVNNRGIEVVDESEAEKTL, from the coding sequence ATGAGTAACGACGCACAGGCCGAGGCCGGGACGGCCGACGCCCAGGGCCCGGTCGAGGTCTCGGAGGACCTCGCGCGCCACCTCGAGAACAAACGCGAGGAACTCTTCGAGAAGTTCGAGCTCCGCGACGAGTTCCCCGCCGAGGTCCTCGAGGAGGCGGAAGCCCGAACGGAGGGCGTGACGGACGAGATCAGCGACGAGATCGACGAGCGGAAGGATCTGCGCGACCTGACGACGTGGACGACGGACCCGATCGACGCCCAGGACTTCGACGACGCGCTCTCGATCGAAGAGCGCGAGGACGAGTACGTCCTCTGGGTCCACATCGCCGACGTCACCCACTACGTTAATCCCGACACGGCGATGTGGGACGAAGCCGTCGAACGCGGGAACACGGTCTATCTGCCCGGCTACACGGTCCACATGCTGCCGCCGGTGCTCGCCGAGACGGTCTGTTCGCTGGTCGCCAACGAGGACCGACTCGCTCACACCGTCGAGATGCACCTCGACAAGGAGAACCTCTCCTACGAGAACATCGAGATCTACAAGTCGGTCATCCAGTCCGACGAGCGCCTGACCTATTCGCAGGCCGAAAATCGACTCGAGGACCCCGAGGCCGACCTCCACGAGGAGAACAAACTGGTCTACGAGGTCGCCAACCGCATGCACGAACAGCGCAAGGAGGACGGCTCGCTCGTCCTGAACCCGAGCCGCGACCGGGCCCACACCATCATCGAGGAGTGCATGCTGAAGGCCAACAAGGCCGTCACGCACGAGCTCATGTGGAATCGCGGCGTCGAGGCGATGTACCGGGTCCACCCCCAGCCCAGCCCCGACGAGTGGTCCGAGGCCCTCCGCGAGATTCAGGACTTAGACGGCGTCTCGATCCCCGGCGACACGTGGGACGACCCGCGAAAGGCGGTCAACGCGACGCTCGAGGAAGCTCCCGGTCGCCAACTCGACAAGATCCAGTGGGCCGTGATGAAGGTGATGCCCCGCGCGAAGTACATGAACGACCCGTTCGGCGGTCACCACGCGCTGAACTTCGAGATCTACGGCCACTTCACCAGCCCGATCCGCCGACTCTCGGACCTGATCAACCACTGGATCGTCTACCAGAACGACGTCCCCGAGAACCTGATCGAACTCTGCGACCGCGCCAGCGACAAGCAGAAGGACGCCGAGCAGTGCGAACGCGAGTACAAGAACTTCCTCCAGGAGGTCGGCCTCGACCCGATGGCGGTCAACAACCGCGGGATCGAGGTCGTGGACGAGAGCGAGGCCGAAAAGACGTTATAG
- a CDS encoding GNAT family N-acetyltransferase encodes MTRAVRPATRDDAWAIHETARESWHAAYDGILGSDRVDEVVDDWYAIGDLESAIGGASGRADVAFLVAEPTDDAPRARSTDDRADRTGEFDRECAGFAHAVPWPEDPAVGYLARLYVTPDSWGEGIGSRLLTRLEADLEHAFDRLRLAVLAANDVGISFYESAGFERVATRENDLAAGLEEYVYERPIATEMR; translated from the coding sequence GTGACTCGAGCCGTTCGGCCGGCGACGCGCGACGACGCCTGGGCGATCCACGAGACGGCCCGCGAGAGCTGGCACGCCGCCTACGACGGAATCCTCGGGTCCGATCGGGTCGACGAAGTCGTCGACGACTGGTACGCGATCGGCGATCTCGAGTCGGCGATCGGCGGCGCGAGCGGGCGGGCGGACGTGGCCTTCCTCGTCGCCGAGCCGACCGACGACGCGCCTCGAGCGCGCTCGACGGACGACCGCGCTGACCGCACCGGCGAGTTCGACCGCGAGTGTGCCGGGTTCGCCCACGCCGTTCCGTGGCCGGAGGATCCCGCGGTCGGCTACCTCGCACGCCTGTACGTCACTCCCGACAGCTGGGGCGAGGGCATCGGGTCGAGGTTGTTGACGCGGCTCGAGGCCGACCTCGAGCACGCGTTCGATCGCCTGCGGCTGGCCGTCCTCGCGGCCAACGACGTCGGGATCTCGTTTTACGAGTCCGCGGGGTTCGAACGCGTCGCGACCCGTGAGAACGATCTGGCCGCGGGGCTCGAGGAGTACGTCTACGAGCGGCCGATCGCGACCGAGATGCGATAG
- a CDS encoding cytochrome P450: MTASTDARTAPSSTDAREPPGPNGLPVIGNLHRYVRDPLSFIERCAREYGDVVYTNVGPMESYMVSHPSHIERILVSESDRFRNAELGQGRLEPLFGNGLVVSEGEHWRRQRIRMQPAFRPDRIAAYAEIMRAEAIRVTDRWSPGETIRLDDEFRRLSLRILVRSLFGTDLDDREDEILEAFRTTTDRFEGANTWLPGWLPTPANRRFERGRQRLDEIVYELIDRRRDDAASRDDLLSALLTAEDDCGERMSDRAIRDEVVTLLAAGHDTTALALTYAVHLLGTRPSAAERLAAELESVLDGEAPTMADLDRLPYTEAAVSEALRYYPPTHATAREPVEDVTVDGYRLPKGATVFLPQWVVHRDERWWDDPETYHPERWLDDSDRPEYAYFPFGGGPRHCIGHRFALVEARIVLATIASRWRLEPTDETLSVRPAITLRPTEPVEAVVRERTR, translated from the coding sequence ATGACCGCGAGCACCGACGCGCGAACGGCGCCCTCGAGCACAGACGCTCGGGAGCCCCCGGGACCGAACGGGCTCCCCGTGATCGGGAACCTCCACCGGTACGTCCGCGATCCGCTATCGTTCATCGAGCGCTGCGCTCGCGAGTACGGCGATGTCGTCTACACGAACGTCGGTCCGATGGAGTCGTACATGGTCTCCCACCCGTCGCACATCGAGCGGATTCTCGTCAGCGAGAGCGATCGGTTCCGCAACGCCGAGTTGGGACAGGGTCGACTGGAGCCGCTGTTCGGAAACGGGCTGGTCGTCAGCGAAGGGGAGCACTGGCGGCGACAGCGAATCCGAATGCAGCCGGCGTTTCGTCCCGATCGGATCGCCGCCTACGCCGAGATCATGCGAGCGGAGGCGATCCGGGTGACGGACCGCTGGTCGCCGGGCGAGACGATACGGCTCGACGACGAATTCCGCCGGCTCTCGCTCCGAATCCTCGTCCGGTCGCTGTTCGGGACCGATCTCGACGACCGCGAGGACGAGATCCTCGAGGCGTTCCGGACGACGACGGATCGGTTCGAGGGGGCGAACACGTGGCTTCCCGGGTGGCTACCGACGCCGGCGAACAGACGGTTCGAACGCGGCCGTCAGCGACTCGACGAGATCGTCTACGAGTTGATCGATCGGCGACGGGACGACGCCGCGAGCCGCGACGATCTGCTGTCCGCGCTGCTGACCGCCGAAGACGACTGCGGCGAGCGGATGTCCGACCGGGCGATTCGGGACGAAGTCGTGACGCTGCTCGCCGCCGGACACGACACGACAGCGCTCGCGCTGACGTACGCGGTCCACCTGCTCGGCACCCGTCCGAGCGCCGCGGAGCGGTTAGCCGCCGAACTCGAGTCGGTACTCGACGGCGAGGCGCCGACGATGGCCGACCTCGACCGGCTCCCGTACACCGAGGCGGCCGTCTCGGAGGCGCTCCGGTACTATCCGCCGACGCACGCGACCGCTCGAGAGCCGGTCGAGGACGTCACCGTCGACGGCTATCGGCTCCCGAAGGGAGCGACCGTGTTCCTCCCGCAGTGGGTCGTCCACCGCGACGAGCGGTGGTGGGACGACCCGGAGACGTATCATCCTGAACGATGGCTCGACGACTCGGATCGCCCGGAGTACGCGTACTTCCCGTTCGGCGGCGGGCCGCGTCACTGCATCGGCCACCGGTTCGCGCTCGTCGAGGCACGAATCGTCCTCGCGACGATCGCCTCGCGGTGGCGGCTCGAACCGACCGACGAAACGCTCTCGGTTCGCCCGGCGATCACGCTCAGACCGACCGAACCGGTCGAAGCCGTCGTCCGAGAGCGAACGCGCTGA
- a CDS encoding helix-turn-helix domain-containing protein, whose translation MRYVTLTVNSDEGGFHPVGRRLAADPDVSPVAIHHVELLADETLAMLGEVRGDAERYREILESADSVLNCVVSADADDDRAIGFSHIRPNERTLELFERQRASPFVVEMPIEVTADGGHRHTLVGDADAFDGSSLDLPEGLEGEIEAVGDYRPDTGTLFGSLTAREREVLSVAVDCGYYESPREATHDDLAAELGISASAVGRHLQRIESKVFSRVA comes from the coding sequence ATGCGCTACGTCACGCTGACGGTCAACTCCGACGAGGGCGGTTTCCACCCGGTCGGTCGACGACTCGCCGCGGACCCCGATGTCTCCCCGGTGGCGATCCACCACGTCGAGCTGCTCGCCGACGAGACGCTCGCGATGCTCGGCGAAGTCCGCGGCGACGCCGAGCGGTACCGGGAGATCCTCGAGTCCGCGGACTCGGTGCTGAACTGCGTCGTCTCCGCGGACGCGGACGACGACCGGGCGATCGGCTTCTCGCACATCCGGCCGAACGAGCGCACGCTCGAGTTGTTCGAGCGACAACGGGCCTCACCGTTCGTGGTCGAGATGCCGATCGAAGTGACGGCCGACGGCGGCCACCGGCACACGCTCGTCGGCGACGCCGATGCCTTCGACGGCAGCAGCCTCGACCTTCCGGAGGGGCTCGAGGGCGAGATCGAAGCCGTCGGCGACTATCGGCCCGACACCGGGACGCTGTTCGGATCGCTGACGGCGCGCGAACGCGAAGTGCTCTCCGTCGCGGTCGACTGCGGCTACTACGAGTCGCCGCGAGAGGCGACTCACGACGACCTCGCCGCCGAACTCGGGATTTCAGCGAGCGCGGTCGGCAGACACCTCCAGCGGATCGAGTCGAAGGTGTTCTCGAGGGTAGCGTGA
- the uvrA gene encoding excinuclease ABC subunit UvrA, which produces MSKDYIEVRGAEEHNLKDLDVTIPREEFTVVTGLSGSGKSSLAFETIYAEGQRRYIESLSAYARNFLGQMDKPQVETVEGLSPAISIDQKNAANNPRSTVGTVTELHDYLRLLYARVGTPHCPECGREVGEQSAQNMVERILELPEGTKVKLAAPVVRDQKGAFEDLFEELVSEGYARVEIDGEEHDLTLDDPELDENFDHTVDVIVDRVKVSAEDRPRIIDSVETALDEAEGVLKVILPDAPKDVASDLGDAARRTGALGDETEEDDRFVVEFSKDLACTHCGIDVPEIETRSFSFNSPHGACPECEGLGETKEVDEDLVIQDESKPLKHVFEAWSYNRSYYRTRLDAVAEHFGVSLSTPFEELDEDVQRAFLYGTDGEVVFKRSTKNGTRRKRKRFEGVIPNLERRYVETDSDSTREHIEDYMSATECPACDGTRLKAASRAVLVDGTAITEINAMSIGDALEHFESMEADLTEREKVIAEEILKEIRARLGFMCEVGLDYLTLDREAATLSGGESQRIRLATQIGSGLVGVLYVLDEPSIGLHQRDNDRLLDTLEELRDLGNTLIVVEHDEETMRRADQVIDMGPGPGKRGGEVVANGPVEEVKSTEGSITGDYLSGRRQIPVPDERRDPDGALTIRGARQHNLDDLDVDIPLGNFTAITGVSGSGKSTLMHEVLYKGLAREMNDNTSVIPGDHDALEGLEDIETVRLIDQSPIGRTPRSNPATYTNVFDYIRELFAQTKLAKQRGYEKGRFSFNVKGGRCEECGGQGTVKIEMNFLSDVYVPCEECDGARYNDATLDVTYKGKTIADVLEMEVEEAYEFFESSSQIRRRLKLLKDVGLDYMKLGQPSTTLSGGEAQRIKLAEELGKKDTGETLYLLDEPTTGLHSEDERKLIDVLHRLTDNGNTVVVIEHELDLVKNADHVIDLGPEGGENGGEIVATGTPEEIARLEDSHTGRYLRDLLPKVDLEGPRGERVEPVTAPMDDD; this is translated from the coding sequence ATGAGCAAGGACTACATCGAGGTACGGGGTGCGGAGGAACACAACCTCAAGGACCTCGACGTCACCATCCCCCGCGAGGAGTTCACCGTCGTCACCGGACTCTCGGGTTCGGGCAAGTCCTCGCTGGCGTTCGAGACGATCTACGCCGAGGGCCAGCGCCGGTACATCGAGAGCCTCTCGGCGTACGCCCGGAACTTCTTGGGCCAGATGGACAAGCCGCAGGTCGAGACCGTCGAAGGACTCTCCCCGGCGATCTCGATCGATCAGAAGAACGCCGCGAACAACCCCCGATCGACGGTGGGGACCGTTACCGAACTCCACGACTATCTCCGTCTCCTCTACGCCCGCGTCGGTACCCCCCACTGCCCCGAATGCGGCCGCGAAGTCGGCGAGCAGTCGGCCCAGAACATGGTCGAGCGCATCCTCGAGCTCCCCGAGGGAACGAAGGTCAAGCTGGCGGCGCCGGTCGTCCGCGACCAGAAGGGGGCCTTCGAGGACCTCTTCGAGGAACTCGTCTCGGAGGGGTACGCCCGCGTCGAGATCGACGGCGAGGAACACGACCTCACGCTGGACGATCCCGAGCTGGACGAGAACTTCGACCACACCGTCGACGTCATCGTCGACCGCGTGAAGGTCTCCGCCGAGGACCGCCCGCGCATCATCGACAGCGTCGAGACGGCGCTCGACGAGGCCGAGGGCGTCCTGAAGGTGATCCTGCCGGACGCACCGAAGGACGTCGCGAGCGACCTGGGCGATGCGGCCCGGCGGACGGGCGCGCTGGGCGACGAGACCGAGGAGGACGACCGCTTCGTCGTCGAGTTCTCGAAGGACCTCGCCTGCACGCACTGCGGGATCGACGTCCCCGAGATCGAGACCCGTTCGTTCTCCTTCAACTCGCCCCACGGCGCCTGTCCCGAGTGCGAGGGGTTGGGCGAGACCAAGGAGGTCGACGAGGACCTCGTCATCCAGGACGAGTCCAAGCCGCTCAAGCACGTCTTCGAGGCCTGGAGCTACAACCGATCGTACTACCGGACCCGCCTCGACGCCGTCGCCGAGCACTTCGGCGTCTCGCTGTCGACGCCGTTCGAGGAGTTAGACGAGGACGTCCAGCGGGCGTTCCTCTACGGCACCGACGGCGAGGTCGTTTTCAAGCGGAGCACGAAGAACGGCACTCGCCGGAAGCGCAAGCGCTTCGAGGGCGTTATTCCGAACTTAGAGCGCCGGTACGTCGAGACCGACTCCGACTCGACCAGAGAGCACATCGAGGACTACATGTCGGCGACGGAGTGTCCGGCCTGTGACGGTACCCGGCTGAAGGCCGCGAGTCGGGCCGTGCTCGTCGACGGGACGGCGATCACCGAGATCAACGCGATGAGCATCGGCGACGCCTTAGAGCACTTCGAATCGATGGAGGCCGACCTCACCGAGCGCGAGAAGGTCATCGCCGAGGAGATCTTGAAGGAGATCCGCGCGCGACTCGGCTTCATGTGCGAGGTCGGGCTGGACTACCTCACGCTCGACCGGGAGGCCGCGACGCTGTCGGGCGGGGAGAGCCAGCGCATCCGCCTCGCCACGCAGATCGGTTCCGGGCTGGTCGGCGTCCTCTACGTGTTAGACGAGCCCTCGATCGGGCTCCACCAGCGGGACAACGACCGGCTGCTGGACACCTTGGAGGAACTTCGCGACCTCGGGAACACCCTCATCGTCGTCGAACACGACGAGGAGACGATGCGGCGAGCGGACCAGGTCATCGACATGGGTCCCGGCCCCGGCAAGCGCGGCGGCGAGGTCGTCGCCAACGGCCCCGTCGAGGAGGTCAAGTCGACCGAGGGATCGATCACCGGCGATTACCTCTCCGGCCGCCGGCAGATCCCAGTGCCCGACGAACGCCGCGATCCCGACGGCGCGCTGACGATCCGCGGCGCCCGCCAGCACAACTTGGACGACCTCGACGTCGACATCCCGCTGGGCAACTTCACGGCGATCACGGGCGTCTCCGGGTCCGGCAAGTCGACGCTGATGCACGAGGTGCTCTACAAGGGGCTGGCCCGCGAGATGAACGACAACACGTCGGTCATTCCGGGCGATCACGACGCCCTCGAGGGGCTCGAGGACATCGAGACCGTGCGACTGATCGACCAGTCGCCGATCGGCCGCACGCCCCGCTCGAACCCGGCGACGTACACCAACGTCTTCGACTACATCCGCGAGCTGTTCGCCCAGACGAAGCTGGCGAAACAGCGAGGCTACGAGAAGGGACGGTTCTCCTTCAACGTCAAGGGCGGCCGCTGCGAGGAGTGTGGCGGTCAGGGAACCGTCAAGATCGAGATGAACTTCCTCTCGGACGTGTACGTCCCCTGCGAGGAGTGCGACGGCGCTCGCTACAACGACGCCACCCTGGACGTCACCTACAAGGGCAAGACCATCGCCGACGTCCTCGAGATGGAAGTCGAGGAGGCCTACGAGTTCTTCGAGTCCTCGAGCCAGATCCGACGGCGTCTGAAGCTGCTGAAGGACGTCGGCCTCGACTACATGAAACTCGGCCAGCCCTCCACGACGCTCTCGGGCGGGGAGGCCCAGCGCATCAAGCTGGCGGAGGAACTCGGCAAGAAGGACACCGGCGAGACGCTCTACCTGCTCGACGAGCCCACGACCGGCCTCCACAGCGAGGACGAGCGCAAACTCATCGACGTCCTCCACCGGCTGACCGACAACGGGAACACCGTCGTCGTCATCGAGCACGAGCTCGACCTCGTGAAGAACGCCGACCACGTGATCGACCTCGGCCCCGAGGGCGGCGAGAACGGCGGCGAGATCGTCGCGACCGGGACGCCCGAGGAGATCGCCCGACTCGAGGACTCCCACACGGGTCGCTACCTGCGCGACCTGCTCCCGAAGGTGGACCTCGAGGGGCCCCGCGGCGAGCGCGTCGAACCCGTGACGGCGCCGATGGACGACGACTGA
- a CDS encoding class I SAM-dependent methyltransferase yields the protein MGFHTYPIERAAALDDPSRYRFCSREELLELLDPDSATVVADLGSGTGFYAADVAPFVDRLYAVDVQREMHELHREKGVPAAVEPVTADVAALPFADAELDGAFSVMTHHEYADDAAFAELARVCRPGARVVTVDWSADGSGTDGPPLDERFDAATAVEQLERAGFTTEIVRERPETFAVVARR from the coding sequence ATGGGCTTTCACACCTATCCGATCGAGCGCGCCGCCGCGCTCGACGATCCGTCGCGGTATCGGTTCTGCTCCCGTGAGGAACTGCTCGAGCTGCTCGATCCGGATTCGGCGACCGTCGTCGCGGACCTGGGCTCGGGGACGGGCTTCTACGCGGCCGACGTCGCCCCGTTCGTCGACCGACTGTACGCGGTCGACGTCCAGCGGGAGATGCACGAACTGCACCGCGAGAAGGGCGTTCCGGCGGCCGTGGAACCGGTGACGGCGGACGTCGCGGCGCTCCCGTTCGCCGACGCGGAACTCGACGGCGCGTTCTCGGTGATGACGCACCACGAGTACGCCGACGACGCGGCGTTCGCCGAACTCGCGCGGGTGTGTCGACCCGGCGCCCGCGTCGTGACGGTCGACTGGTCCGCCGACGGATCCGGGACGGACGGACCGCCGCTCGACGAGCGGTTCGACGCCGCGACCGCCGTCGAGCAACTGGAGCGGGCCGGCTTCACTACGGAGATCGTCAGGGAGCGTCCGGAGACGTTCGCGGTCGTCGCCCGCCGGTGA